From the genome of Medicago truncatula cultivar Jemalong A17 chromosome 2, MtrunA17r5.0-ANR, whole genome shotgun sequence:
aggATAACTCATTCTTTAATGTAAAATTTTTGTATAGTAAATTTGGAGAATACATTGTTGTCATACTTGTATGAATACATTGTTGTTATACTTGTATCTTTATTTACACACTGTCACGTTCATAGAAGAAAGTTTTGAAAAGAATGTATCTTCATTAAAGAGGTACTATAATATTAATACATAGTTGTCATACTACTACTTCATTGCTTTTGTTTTCTGAAACTCCTTGATAATATTTGTGATCTTGTATTCTTGTTCTCTTACTGTTATATAATAGGAAGATATGGATTTTTGCAAAGTTAAGTTATGTAATCATTTTATAAGCATCATTTtcatgaatttttatatatcaaCTTTGTATGTAATTGTTGCATTGGTCTAGCACAGCTAATACTAATAATGATTGAATTTTGATTAACAGGCAATACTAATTACTTTCAACCTTTTGCTATTAGGATTTAGAAGTTGCTTGTAGCTATGATCAATGACAAGCTCTGTAAAGATTAAAATGCTATCCAATTCCAAATTTGATGTCATATTTGccaattgaatttgaatgtcTCAGATAAATGAATAAAGACTATCAATTATTGATTCAAATTTGCTAAATATTAAAATGCTGAAATCAATatcttttttacaatttaatttGAATAACCAATATCTCTAAGAAGTTATGAGTGATAGACTAATCAACAGAAACACTAAACCAGTTTTACCAATTCCCTTAGAATGCACTTTCTCGGATGTAGAAGATCAGAGGAACCGATATTGGAagtagaaaatagaaatatcTTATGATGCACTTGAATGAAGAGCTACTAATGAAGCATAAACACCATCAGTAATCCTCATCAACTCATCATGTCTTCCCTTTTCAGCCACCGCCCCATTTTTAATTACCGCTATAGTATCAGCCCCTCGAATTGTTGTAAGACGGTGAGCTACCACCACAGTAGTTCTGTTCACACTCACTCTATCTAGAGCCTCTTGAACTATACGCTCTGACTCAGCATCAAGTGCACTTGTCGCCTCATCAAGCAAAAGTATTTTGGGGTTTTTTAGCATGGTTCTTGCAATAGCAATGCGCTGCTTCTGTCCTCCGGACAGTTGCGTGCCTCTTTCTCCAACAGACGTGTCATATCCATCTGGAAGATTACTTATGAAGCTGTGTGCAtttgctgcgttagctgctgcaaTGATCTCATCCTCTGTAGCACCCCCTTCTTTTCCATAACCTATGTTAGCACGAATGCTTTCGTTGAAAAGAATAGGCTCTTGACCAACCAACCCCATTTGTTGTCTCAACCAGCTTAATCTGAAAGTTTTGAGATCCACTCCATCTAGTAATATACGTCCAGAATTAGGGTCATAAAATCTCTCTAAGAGGCTGATAACTGTTGATTTTCCACTGCCACTTTCTCCAACCAAGGCAATAGTCTGCAAAGACATATATCATCAATTTAAATACATTACATATTCTCAACAAATGGGTTTGTACAACCAAAACATTACCTTTGCAGATGGGATGCTTAGGCTTAAATCTTTGAAAATTTGAATGTCGGGCCTTGTTGGGTAATTAAAGTTGACATGTTGAAGTTCAATATCACCAACTACTGTTTCTCGTGTTACACCCGCATTGCTGCTGGAATCAATATCAGGTTTGCTGtcaataatttcaaatattgaaGCTGCAGAATCTTTGGCCTTGTTAGTGTCTGGTGCCAATGTAGTCGTCTGCGAAACGGCGATTGCCGTCATTGTTAAAGCAAAGAAAACCTGTATAAATTATCTTGTAAGAACTAGatcaaaataaacataaaagtaaatataaaGCATGCTAAGTTGGTTGAGTGATTGTACCCTGAAAACTTCTGTAAAAGTTGCTTTGCCGTGTTGCACTAGAACAGATCCTATGTAAAAAATGAAAGCATTTGTGCAATATAGAACTAAAAACGAGCAGCCAAATCCTATACCACTAACAAGCCCCAAGCGAACTCCTTGTTTCGCTGGGCCTAAACATTTTTTACTGTACATGTCCATCACCTTTGATTCTGCACAAAATGATGCAACAGTTCTGATGCTACTAACGGCATCATTTGCCACCTGACTTGCCTCTTCATACATAACCTACACAGATAAAAGGAAAAAGATTCTCCTGATTCCCACAATGTATAATTTCCCCAATGTAATTGACAAAACTGCAAGTAATACTAACCTTAGCATCGGCACTGAATCCTTTAAGAAACTTCATCTGAACGATTCCTTGCATAAGAATCATAGGTGtcaaaaccaaaactataaaAGCGAGAATCCAGTTAGCAGTGAATGCTATAACTAGACCAGCTATGACCGTTGATATGTTCTGAACAATGAGGGCCATGGTGTCACCAACAAGACTTTTCACAGTTGAAGCGTCGATTGATAACCTTGCACCAACTGCACCACTGCATGATGATTCATTTCTTTCAGTTTCATAATTCTTTCACTATTTTGTCATGAAGTAACATACATTTTGAATAACATACCTTGAATGTGAAGGATCATCAAACCAACTAATTTCTTGGTGCACAATCTTTTCAAATGTCAATGAACGAATTCTTTCAATAAGTTTTCCTCCCGCAATTCCAAAGAAGAAATTTTGCAGTGGTAAAATCACTAAAGTAACCAAACCCAAACCCACGAATAGAAGGGACCAGAACCTGGACTCTTTCCTCTGCTGTTCTGGAGGTTTATAAAACATACTAATGACTGCTGAAAACAAGAAGCCAAATATAGGGAACACAACACCATTTACTATTGCAGCAATGGCTCCAAGCAGTATGACAGGAATCTCTGGCTTGTTCAACTTGGCCAAACGCCATATAGATACTTTGGGTTTTTTCTTGTTATCGAGTTGACCTTGTTCGATATCTGATTCTACTATTTCTCCAGACAAGCCTCTAAGTGATTGGGAATGTCGATGACTCACTGATGAAGTTTGGCTTATTGATCTCACAAAGGAAGTTCTCTGAGTCG
Proteins encoded in this window:
- the LOC11445618 gene encoding ABC transporter B family member 9: MLFNFADHLDVTLMIIGTISAVANGLASPLMTLFLGNVINAFGSSNPADAIKQVSKVSLLFVYLAIGSGIASFLQVTCWMVTGERQAARIRSLYLKTILQQDIAFFDTETNTGEVIGRMSGDTILIQEAMGEKVGKFFQLASNFCGGFVMAFIKGWRLAIVLLACVPCVAVAGAFMSIVMAKMSSRGQIAYAEAGNVVDQTVGAIRTVASFTGEKKAIEKYNSKIKIAYTTMVKQGIVSGFGIGMLTFIAFCTYGLAMWYGSKLVIEKGYNGGTVMTVIIALMTGGIALGQTSPSLQAFAAGQAAAYKMFETIRRKPIIDASDTSGAVLEDIKGDIELRDVSFRYPARPDVQIFDGFSLFVPSGTTTALVGQSGSGKSTVISLLERFYDPDAGEVLIDGVNLKNLQLRWIREQIGLVSQEPILFTTSIRENIAYGKEGATDEEITTAITLANAKKFIDKLPQGLDTMAGQNGTQLSGGQKQRIAIARAILKNPKILLLDEATSALDAESERIVQEALEKIILKRTTVVVAHRLTTIRNADIIAVVQQGKIVERGTHSGLTMDPDGAYSQLIRLQEGDNEAEGSRKSEADKLGDNLNIDSHMAGSSTQRTSFVRSISQTSSVSHRHSQSLRGLSGEIVESDIEQGQLDNKKKPKVSIWRLAKLNKPEIPVILLGAIAAIVNGVVFPIFGFLFSAVISMFYKPPEQQRKESRFWSLLFVGLGLVTLVILPLQNFFFGIAGGKLIERIRSLTFEKIVHQEISWFDDPSHSSGAVGARLSIDASTVKSLVGDTMALIVQNISTVIAGLVIAFTANWILAFIVLVLTPMILMQGIVQMKFLKGFSADAKVMYEEASQVANDAVSSIRTVASFCAESKVMDMYSKKCLGPAKQGVRLGLVSGIGFGCSFLVLYCTNAFIFYIGSVLVQHGKATFTEVFRVFFALTMTAIAVSQTTTLAPDTNKAKDSAASIFEIIDSKPDIDSSSNAGVTRETVVGDIELQHVNFNYPTRPDIQIFKDLSLSIPSAKTIALVGESGSGKSTVISLLERFYDPNSGRILLDGVDLKTFRLSWLRQQMGLVGQEPILFNESIRANIGYGKEGGATEDEIIAAANAANAHSFISNLPDGYDTSVGERGTQLSGGQKQRIAIARTMLKNPKILLLDEATSALDAESERIVQEALDRVSVNRTTVVVAHRLTTIRGADTIAVIKNGAVAEKGRHDELMRITDGVYASLVALHSSAS